The following are encoded together in the Vicia villosa cultivar HV-30 ecotype Madison, WI unplaced genomic scaffold, Vvil1.0 ctg.001791F_1_1, whole genome shotgun sequence genome:
- the LOC131636581 gene encoding MLP-like protein 43 — translation MVLSGKLITELGIKTPAERFYKLFAEELHEAQVHCERVHHTKLHEGEDWHDTETVKHWTYVIDGEVHTCYDNLEEVDEQNKKNTWNLFGGDIEKHYKTFKLTLQVSDKADDGTAVAKWTVEYEKINEDIHPPNGWMDYISQCTRDVDAHLYKTRVARKD, via the exons ATGGTGCTATCTGGTAAGCTTATTACTGAACTTGGTATCAAAACACCCGCGGAAAGGTTTTACAAACTATTTGCGGAAGAACTTCACGAAGCACAAGTCCATTGTGAAAGAGTTCATCATACCAAACTGCATGAAGGTGAAGACTGGCATGACACTGAGACAGTTAAACACTGGACTTATGTCATAG ATGGTGAGGTACACACATGCTATGATAATCTTGAAGAAGTTGATGAACAGAACAAAAAGAACACTTGGAATTTATTTGGTGGAGATATTGAGAAACACTATAAGACCTTTAAGCTCACCCTTCAAGTAAGTGATAAGGCTGATGATGGCACTGCTGTTGCTAAATGGacagttgaatatgagaaaatcaACGAGGATATTCATCCTCCAAATGGATGGATGGACTATATTAGCCAGTGCACTAGAGATGTTGATGCTCATCTTTACAAAACAAGGGTTGCTCGAAAAGATTAA
- the LOC131636583 gene encoding uncharacterized protein LOC131636583: protein MRASEKGGCVNTVGSISTAEHARRLAKQLGRRPLMPELISRTRTRRSGGVVDERTRMYLEEYDRRLAIFLENNPQFMPAEGEPLNADVDHYIWCDVIKDKGPNGCFFGAGNLASSYRSGDRNLFQRVQDGEGGSRQPNLTQEQTELVRQLARRESEAQIEMMRKKQSDMEEQHARQMEVLIQCYNV from the exons atgagggcatctgaaaagggcggttgtgtcaacacagttggaagtattagcaccgccgagcatgcccgacgattg gctaagcAGTTGGGTAGAAgaccattgatgcctgagctgatttcgaggacccggacaaggagatcgggaggtgttgtcgacgagcgcactaggatgtatctt gaagaatatgatagacgacttgccatttttctggaaaataatcctcaattcatgccagcagagggggagccgcttaacgcggatgttgatcactaCATTTGGTGTGACGTTATTAAAGATAAagggcctaatggttgcttttttggggctggaaatttggcgtccaGCTATAGATCTGGTGACCGTAATCTGTTCcaaagagttcaggatggagagggtggatcgcgtcaaccaaatctgacacaggaacaaactgaattagtaaggcaattggcgagacgcgaaagtgaggcccagatcgagatgatgcggaagaagcagtctgatatggaggagcagcatgcgcgaCAGATGGAGG TGCTTATACAATGCTATAATGTTTAA